A single window of Plasmodium malariae genome assembly, chromosome: 8 DNA harbors:
- the PmUG01_08058300 gene encoding Plasmodium exported protein, unknown function has protein sequence MKEKSNKFSFFIKISIITVLILTSQSSNDSTVFDKSLGKEIFPKNKNRSVRFSRLLQGNERASKNYKNFNQNLVNLAGPYDNHFEEQYNSNMQDETFQRDFNKILNKINSGIMPNTSRGNTYYVITSNNSNDHGTSRKHHNETYKYYDNDEEIEEERNEVTPIYAQKYNDSYDKRRGRVPSKNNEIVLYTPKEKEGSSKIVKYLRKKNANYESALISAMSKNNKQMGTIMGIPYNKGLLKATSPIWTTTLGSILISPIAHASPYVLFSFASIIASVIFVLTRYFKCHRTLKRCAAYECHKKALMDK, from the exons ATGAAAGAAAAGTCAAATAAATTCtctttctttattaaaatttctataattaccgttttaatattaacatcTCAGAGCTCTAATGAC TCAACTGTCTTTGATAAATCATTGGGTAAGGAAATTTTCcccaaaaataaaaatcgaAGTGTCAGATTTAGCAGATTATTACAGGGAAATGAAAGAgcttcaaaaaattataaaaatttcaatCAAAATTTAGTGAATTTAGCAGGTCCATATGATAACCATTTTGAAGAACAATATAATTCAAACATGCAAGATGAAACATTTCAGAGagattttaataaaatattgaataaaataaacagtGGCATTATGCCTAATACTTCAAGAGGTAATACTTATTATGTAATTACGTCCAATAATTCAAATGATCATGGAACTTCTAGAAAACACCATAatgaaacatataaatattatgataatgaCGAAGAAATAGAAGAAGAAAGAAATGAAGTAACACCAATTTAtgcacaaaaatataatgattcTTATGATAAAAGACGTGGAAGAGTACcatcaaaaaataatgaaattgtGCTATATACaccaaaagaaaaagaaggtTCATCAAAGATAGTTAAGTacttaagaaaaaaaaatgcaaactATGAATCTGCATTAATAAGTGCAAtgtcaaaaaataataaacaaatggGAACAATTATGGGAATTCCTTATAATAAGGGTTTGCTTAAGGCTACATCCCCAATTTGGACCACCACTTTGGGATCTATTTTAATTAGTCCCATTGCGCATGCTTCACCATACGTTTTGTTCTCATTTGCATCAATTATTGCATCAGTGATATTTGTTTTGACAAGATATTTCAAATGCCATAGAACGCTTAAACGTTGTGCAGCATATGAATGTCATAAAAAGGCTTTAAtggataaataa
- the PmUG01_08058500 gene encoding reticulocyte binding protein 2b, putative: MEKNILWVIIYNILFILFVSSKEKNRKISSKLKDRLTLLPLQSNIKEKTEFAYNNKEENLKSINYSNEKENNKNSYNEINVDSLQKPYLRNNASLVTLKNYISTKTPLYYAQTEKNNLYTRGRVDNETVRVNDNLSTVLNSFVQNKSTNTDAYDTLDYIDFTDERGNIFSTLYPYYSLMYYFYEIKNFTWIYPNIYFKYEDMVNKRVNSLFKEIQRTVNNCKSQKEYLIKLYNTLLNPRKEKLVINTYALKHNEFQRKLDSYRKCFSDKSKHIMNQIINIKSDTFILLSNINCNKYCEASTYKEVCEQYIEKSKKIPYDSYRNYIINLKNHLDSCTDILSKIEKELGQNVFISATKFLLDDMKLISSRYSEHLENYISALSSIKAYANDKRQIHVSVNNIINYYNFISNCTANFRFSIEHIRRMETTLKNKEKLIFHDFSSYLTNLKGKNRGILDYESFPSDINSKVSDSEKILKFGEDVYTNITEVAKNLSTETNTEFIKVKANYDEIRVQQAAALEELRPLVASIKETYITNTSKKNEIDTIIKKNVTPSNFLQRATELINLIALIKTSRPIMQNNFKLIEENYKKVIHMKTKIEELAKQIQIHEKEMVIIKEKETHINSIKMEIKNKLEYITENIDKIKKIISKKEDTYENIAQIEELINEAQLNVVQFTNEKNEIQKKIDSIITNFFNGNKEEFVDTSSKLVEELKNVTYEGGNVDDIDKLLEKTTEVHNGISKMKCDQATQILNNLDKESNDILTLKNNIIGNRFQSIYDEISNTFDQIRDKHGHLKKSMEGYKEDKKKLKQYKVNIINRKNEFLNELHENDKDVSVGQNTYKEFLEYKNTILNKGSKIFSEINILKDIVQATKHKLVSYDIILKKFKNPNMKTYIDIDNLLNDYNNENIDLKLSEYEKEHNSEEQEVNKIIYEIEISNKYIDIIKTLNIAINHLDTNDKLVDGLIKNKNYLNEKLDMQIQAMKNINLIQQNDKTKFELSLNREKNDIKDKLADGSINNLKNSIHDISTLSKKLKEHIRKNGNITLETLDEKIMNWNHINVKIDNLNTNYQAINKKIDDLIREQNSEIIILSDKFITEKNKEINEKIEKNKKSLKQMKTTLSAFDFKTYIKKDTNNIIKEKINTFKKNTEALMGSIDNKVAQLNDLERKSSKYIEKSNVLKSKDMQFKEKISDMGKIYEEMESTYKELKIEEVKSELGKVDHTTLEYERILIYDIIQQIRDENADAKQVMKVIESSNEQIITIEHNTHDGDQKYVNDMDYNVHYQKSKTSNSKIDQIVVSAENELNIANENNNVNQIKEIKKKVNDYMQDLRKEKNTMQEALKEIKNAINLISLNNSNAVIDSISKNTEDAKEYNEQAKTEFEKANTLIQEVKTLIDKAKIYKNDIKISLDNEQIDTNVNEIKNIKEQIENKKKDINAFLNKGDEYKEKIMSEIIKANTAKKKIEFLQEKGHHVDTKNVDDNIGQCVKYLEEVTSNEKNAKQNYKSFLKYEEDITTISRESLILGIKTKSEKMKNEATQIMNYIKIEHGKIKEKLGSFQEKLKKLNEKQNITQIEDPFNNKKSSNANVIIQYNLGRVEQNLSNVNIIEKEIGSILTSANDSLSVISKITATIGENTLENAKKEESIYTEQFNKMKDTKELMLYKQRKMDEIDSNIVNIEIELEKQKKIYEIGILEKIKEIADKVKLYMDTTKELLNSSMKTFISFFKGKDLKEYNFEENLEEYKSRIYKIYDEFDASYKIIEDNVKNTSDNSKNYNEVKRLREEAQNEQTKLRNKEDEAKKYLNDIKKKESFRLIHHIKEEVQKINEICTHEYSEVNKIHEAIKLLAEDIKKLDDQNSILDIIKQAVDKNRSLQDEIHNSYKNKAKNMFSHIVLSANFIDAKIAEGLLSLERSAEERSITTSELKLESTIAIKLETENEEGNKKEFDVYNDIRDAHKNLLQIIKYSEVIDSKQKENEKLIKNLSDMNLNIKSMIALYNKINNTKSKKKLVLSKIDDIFNKYNTLDKIKFNNEGYNHILDESKYEKLKQLSESYNQKKISTVDESELNKLKVSFDNYIVSLDKLEIKVQKINVKENVGEIIQKEKLSLDEIYKNIEEIEKIITKSNTSFDELLKQGKENTVFMYKSIKENLSMKIENDLLTINKKQHETEKFLSYVKNNHSFMMNYIASLDAYFDTKSIGNDTSTNVEQATKFYTELVTAVKESKEIIHDIKKEFEYNEETEINILQNSLEKLKNLYNKLTDKKIIINEVNKKINDGKLQEIKTVHYKYNDLAKLFNNEIETQKTKLLKNKNNIQDIRTIIINKEKELALADEKFTLQSANKFNEIYEDINTNIKKLQELEKINDSEDKKLKIYVNKISHLINSAKSLLNYANEYEKSHTIEKESVDIENVDRMDLTKTKQGIHNLEKDLNKILKNIQENEKLYNNNETNKFTSEILKNIDIMRENFSNNLPQKQKLIEIENNFSDINGIFNEIKNDYKEEKFIENMSKNIQSEIESTKGKTNEEEIKNIIKKITNYNEETKNELHITEGVLDRIDKKKILINELFDTFSINSNVDIYNSAKKCITESDKIIEELQSYINKMTDLINNTNREVEYIEDKLKTLNKPIPEILSPYRQNLLTKIHEHTQHAKENSKHEKSNDQSNSRTKGANENIRFAGGIILGFSICSGVALAAFMNKEKTEEECFNVDDEGFENNGSLNLQDKEEVIEVCFNEDDYA, from the exons atGGAAAAAAACATACTTTGGGTaatcatttataatattctatTTATCCTATTTG tGTCAagcaaggaaaaaaataggaaaatttCAAGCAAACTTAAAGATAGACTAACATTATTACCACTACAATCTaatattaaggaaaaaaCCGAATTCGCATATAACAACAAAGAGGAAAATTTGAAAAGCATCAACTATtcaaatgaaaaggaaaataataaaaacagttataatgaaattaatgTGGACTCGTTACAAAAACCATATTTACGTAATAATGCATCATTAgtaactttaaaaaattatatatctacCAAAACGCCATTGTATTATGCTCAAacggaaaaaaataatttatatacacgTGGTAGAGTTGATAATGAAACGGTAAGGGTAAATGATAATTTGAGTACTGTTTTAAATTCATTTgttcaaaataaaagtacAAATACAGATGCATATGACACATTAGATTACATTGATTTCACAGATGAGAgaggaaatatattttctacattatatccatattattctttaatgtattatttctatgaaataaaaaattttacatggATTTACCCTAATATCTACTTTAAATATGAAGATATGGTGAATAAAAGAGTAAACtcattatttaaagaaattcAAAGAACTGTAAATAATTGTAAGTCACAAAAAGAGTACttgataaaattatataatactttaCTAAATCCTAGGAAAGAGAAATTAGTCATAAACACATATGCTTTAAAACATAATGAATTTCAAAGAAAATTGGATAGTTACAGGAAATGTTTTTCAGATAAAAGTAAACATATTATGAACcagataataaatattaagtcagatacatttattttattatcaaaTATAAACTGTAACAAATATTGTGAAGCATCTACATATAAAGAGGTATGTGAGCAgtatatagaaaaaagtaAGAAAATACCTTATGACAGTTatagaaattatattattaatctAAAGAACCATTTAGATTCTTGTACTGATATATTATCTAAAATAGAGAAAGAATTAGGTCAAAACGTTTTTATAAGTgcaacaaaatttttattagatgATATGAAGCTTATTTCTAGCAGATATAGTGAACatttagaaaattatatatctgCATTAAGTTCTATAAAAGCATATGCAAATGATAAAAGACAAATACATGTGTCTgttaacaatattataaattattacaatttcATATCTAACTGTACGGCCAATTTTAGGTTTAGTATCGAACACATCAGGAGAATGGAAACTACAttgaaaaacaaagaaaaattgaTTTTTCACGATTTTAGTTCATATTTAACCAatttaaaaggaaagaaTAGAGGAATTCTGGATTATGAGTCTTTTCCTTCAGACATTAATTCGAAAGTTTCAGATTCTGAGAAAATCCTAAAATTTGGAGAAGATGTATATACTAATATCACCGAAGTAGCAAAAAATCTTAGCACTGAAACAAATACGgaatttataaaagttaAAGCAAATTATGATGAAATAAGAGTTCAACAAGCAGCAGCTTTAGAAGAATTAAGACCACTAGTTGCTTCTATAAAAGAGACATATATTACCAAtacatcaaaaaaaaatgaaattgacactataataaaaaaaaatgtaactcCTTCAAACTTCCTTCAGAGAGCTACAGAACTTATAAATCTAATagctttaataaaaacaagtaGGCCAATAatgcaaaataattttaaactaATTGAagaaaactataaaaaagttattcaTATGAAAACTAAAATTGAAGAATTAGCAAAACAAATTCAAATTcatgaaaaagaaatggtaatcataaaagaaaaagaaacacATATCAATTCTatcaaaatggaaataaaaaataaattggaATATATAACTGAAAATatagacaaaataaaaaagattatttccaaaaaagaagatacatatgaaaatattgcACAAATAGAAGAACTAATTAATGAAGCACAACTTAATGTGGTTCAATtcacaaatgaaaaaaatgaaatacagaaaaaaattgattcCATCATTACTAATTTCTTCAACGGTAACAAAGAAGAATTTGTTGATACTTCATCAAAACTTGTAGAAGAACTTAAAAATGTAACTTATGAAGGGGGTAATGTAGATGATATTGATAAATTGCTAGAGAAAACAACAGAAGTACATAATGGGATatcaaaaatgaaatgtGACCAGGCTACCCAAATATTGAATAATTTGGATAAAGAATCAAATGACATTTTAactcttaaaaataatattattggtAATCGATTTCAAAGTATATACGATGAAATATCAAATACATTTGATCAGATAAGAGATAAACATggtcatttaaaaaaaagtatggaGGGTTAcaaagaagataaaaaaaaattaaaacaatacaaagttaatataattaatagaaaaaatgagTTTCTTAATGAATTACatgaaaatgataaagaTGTATCTGTAGGACAGAATACATATAAGGAATTCTTAGAATATAAGAACACTATTCTAAATAAAggaagtaaaatatttagtgaaattaatatattaaaggaCATTGTACAAGCAACTAAACATAAATTAGTATcatatgatataatattgaaaaaatttaaaaatcctaatatgaaaacatatatagatattGATAACTTGTTAAACGactataataatgaaaacataGATTTAAAATTGAgtgaatatgaaaaagaacATAATAGTGAGGAGCAAGAAGTTAATAAAATCATATACGAAATTGAAATttcaaacaaatatatagaCATTATTAAAACTTTAAACATAGCTATAAACCATTTAGATACTAACGACAAATTGGTAGAtggattaataaaaaataaaaattatttaaatgaaaagttaGATATGCAAATTCAagcaatgaaaaatattaacttaATACAACAAAATGATAAGACAAAATTTGAATTAAGTTTGAATAGAGAAAAGAATGATATAAAGGATAAATTGGCTGATGGttctataaataatttaaaaaatagtatacaTGATATTTCAACTcttagtaaaaaattaaaggaacATATTAGGAAAAATGGTAATATAACTTTGGAAACATtggatgaaaaaataatgaactgGAATCATATTAATGTTAAAatagataatttaaataCCAATTATCAAgcgataaataaaaaaattgatgatCTAATTAGAGAACAAAATAgtgaaattataatattaagtgATAAGTTTATAAcagagaaaaataaagaaataaatgagaaaattgagaaaaacaaaaagtctctcaaacaaatgaaaacaaCATTATCTGCCTTTgattttaaaacatatattaaaaaagatacaaataatataattaaagaaaaaataaatactttcaaaaaaaatactgaAGCTCTAATGGGTAGTATCGATAATAAAGTTGCACAATTAAATGATCTTGAAAGAAAATCCAGTAAATACATAGAAAAATCAAATGTACTGAAATCTAAAGATATGCAAttcaaagaaaaaatcaGTGACATgggtaaaatatatgaagaaatGGAAAGTACGTacaaagaattaaaaatagaagaagTTAAAAGTGAGTTAGGAAAGGTAGACCACACAACATTAGAATATGaaagaattttaatttatgacATTATTCAACAAATTAGGGACGAAAACGCAGATGCTAAACAGGTGATGAAAGTAATAGAATCATCCAATGAACAAATTATTACAATAGAACATAATACCCACGATGGTGatcaaaaatatgtaaatgatATGGATTATAATGTACATTACCAGAAAAGTAAAACTAGTAACAGTAAAATAGATCAGATTGTTGTAAGTGCTGAAAATGAACTGAATATAGCTAATGAAAACAATAATGTAAATCAAATAAAagagattaaaaaaaaagtaaacgaTTACATGCAAGATcttagaaaagaaaaaaatactatgCAAGAGGCTCTtaaggaaattaaaaatgctATTAATTTGATCTCATTGAATAACTCTAATGCAGTTATTGATTCAATATCAAAGAACACTGAAGATGCTAAAGAATATAACGAACAGGCAAAAACTGAATTTGAAAAAGCAAATACCCTAATTCAAGAAGTGAAAACACTCATAGATAAAgcgaaaatatataaaaatgacatTAAAATAAGTTTAGACAATGAACAAATTGATACAAATgtaaacgaaataaaaaatatcaaagaGCAAATTgagaataagaaaaaagatataaatgcatttttaaataagggAGAcgaatataaagaaaaaattatgtcaGAAATTATTAAAGCAAAtacagcaaaaaaaaaaatcgaatTTTTACAAGAAAAGGGACATCATGTTGATACGAAAAATGTTGATGATAATATTGGCCAGtgtgtaaaatatttagagGAAGTTACAtctaatgaaaaaaatgcaaaacaaaattataaatcattcctaaaatatgaagaagatATTACGACTATTTCAAGGGAGTCTTTAATTTTaggaataaaaacaaaatcagaaaaaatgaaaaatgaagcaacgcaaataatgaattatatcAAAATTGAACATGGTAagattaaagaaaaattgggATCATTccaagaaaaattaaaaaaattgaatgaAAAACAGAATATCACTCAAATTGAAGATCcctttaataataaaaaatcttCGAATGCAAATGTAATTATACAGTATAACTTAGGAAGAGTAGAACAAAATCTAtcaaatgtaaatattatagaaaaagaaataggaAGCATTTTAACTTCAGCTAATGATTCATTAAGTGTAATATCAAAAATAACTGCAACGATTGGAGAAAATACTTTAGAGAATGctaaaaaggaagaaagtATTTATACAGAACAATTTAACAAGATGAAAGACACAAAAGAACTTATGTTATacaaacaaagaaaaatggATGAAATAGACTCtaatattgtaaatatagaaatagaattggaaaaacaaaaaaaaatatatgaaattggAATTTTGGAAAAGATTAAAGAAATAGCtgataaagtaaaattatatatggatACAACAAAAGAATTGTTAAATTCATCAATGAAAAcatttatttccttttttaaaggaaaagatttaaaagaatataattttgaagAAAATTTAGAAGAGTACAAAAGTaggatatataaaatatatgatgaaTTTGATGCAtcctataaaataattgagGATAATGTAAAAAACACTTCagataattcaaaaaattataatgaagTAAAAAGACTGAGAGAAGAAGCTcaaaatgaacaaacaaaacttagaaataaagaagatgaggcaaaaaaatatttgaatgatattaaaaaaaaggaatccTTCAGACTAATACATCATATAAAAGAAGaagtacaaaaaattaatgaaatttgTACACATGAATATTCTGAGGTTAACAAAATACATGAAGCCATTAAACTACTCGCTgaagatattaaaaaattagacgatcaaaatagtatattagatataataaaacaagcAGTAGATAAAAATAGGAGTCTGCAGGACGAAATacataattcatataaaaataaagcaaaaaacaTGTTTTCACACATAGTTTTGTCAGCGAATTTTATAGATGCTAAAATTGCAGAAGGATTATTATCATTGGAACGATCTGCAGAAGAACGTTCCATTACAACATCAGAATTAAAACTTGAGTCGACAATAGCTATAAAATTAGAAACTGAAAATGaagaaggaaataaaaaagaattcgATGTGTATAACGACATACGAGATGCCCATAAGAATCTTCTTCagataattaaatattcagAAGTTATAGACtcaaaacaaaaagaaaatgaaaaattaattaaaaatttaagtgATATGAATCTTAATATTAAGTCCATGATtgcattatataataaaataaataatacaaaaagtaaaaaaaaattggtattaagtaaaattgatgatattttcaataaatataacactTTAGACAAAATTAAGTTTAATAATGAAGGTTACAATCATATTTTGGATGAAtcgaaatatgaaaaattaaagcaATTAAGTGAATCTTATAATCAAAAAAAGATTAGCACTGTAGATGAATCAGaattgaataaattaaaagtcAGTTTTGATAATTACATAGTATCCTTAGataaattagaaataaaagttcaaaaaataaatgtaaaagaaAACGTTGGtgaaataatacaaaaagaaaaattatctttagatgaaatttataaaaatatagaagaaatagaaaaaattattacaaaaagTAACACTTCCTTTGATGAACTATTAAAGcaaggaaaagaaaatacagtATTTATGTACAAATCAATAAAGGAGAACCTTAGTatgaaaatagaaaatgatttattaaCAATTAATAAGAAACAGCATGAAACTGAAAAGTTTTTGTCATACgttaaaaataatcataGTTTTATGATGAATTATATTGCTTCATTAGATGCGTATTTTGATACAAAATCCATAGGTAACGACACTTCAACCAATGTTGAACAAGCAACTAAATTTTACACTGAATTGGTAACAGCAGTTAAAGAatcaaaagaaataattcatgacataaaaaaagaatttgaatataatgaagagacagaaataaatattttacaaaatagcttagaaaaattaaaaaatcttTACAATAAGCTGAcggataaaaaaattattataaatgaagttaacaaaaaaataaatgatggtaaattacaagaaataaaaacagttcattataaatataatgatttaGCCAAATTGTTTAATAACGAGATTGAGacacaaaaaacaaaattattaaagaataaaaataacatacaAGATATTAGAACtatcataataaataaagaaaaggaatTAGCTCTTGCAGATGAAAAATTCACGTTACAATCCgctaataaatttaatgaaatatatgaagatattaatactaatataaaaaaattgcaagaattagaaaaaattaacgaTAGTGAAGacaaaaaattgaaaatatatgtaaataaaatttctcATTTAATAAACAGTGCAAAAAGCTTGTTAAATTATGCGAATGAATATGAAAAGAGTCACACAATTGAAAAAGAAAGTGTTGATATAGAAAATGTGGACAGGATGGATTTAACAAAAACTAAACAAGGAATACACAATTTAGAAAAAGAtcttaacaaaatattaaagaatattcaggaaaatgagaaattatataataataatgaaacaaataaatttacttcagaaattttgaaaaacatAGATATTATGAgagaaaatttttcaaacAATTTACCACAAAAGCAGAAACTAATAGAAATAGAAAACAACTTTAGCGATATTAACGGAATTttcaatgaaataaaaaatgattataaggaagaaaaatttattgaaaatatgtctaaaaatattcaaagtgAAATTGAAAGCACGAAAGGTAAGACAAATgaggaagaaataaaaaatataataaaaaagattacaaattataatgaaGAAACTAAAAATGAATTACATATAACTGAAGGTGTATTAGACAGAattgataaaaagaaaatattaataaatgaattatttgaTACATTTTCCATAAATAGTAATGTTGACATTTATAATTCTgcaaaaaaatgcataacTGAATcagataaaataattgagGAGTTACAATCctacattaataaaatgacagatttaataaataatactaatagGGAAGTAGAATATATAGAAGATAAATTGAAGACATTAAATAAACCTATTCCTGAAATTTTAAGTCCTTATAgacaaaatttattaactaAAATCCATGAACATACACAGCATGCAAAGGAAAATTCAAAACATGAAAAATCCAATGATCAAAGTAACTCAAGAACTAAAGGAGCAAACGAAAATATTCGTTTTGCTGGTGGAATTATTCTTGGCTTTTCCATTTGTTCTGGTGTTGCTTTAGCTGCCTTTATgaataaggaaaaaacagAAGAGGAATGCTTCAATGTAGATGATGAAGGATTTGAAAATAATGGCAGTCTTAATTTACAAGATAAAGAAGAAGTTATCGAAGTTTGTTTTAATGAAGACGATTATGCGTAg
- the PmUG01_08058200 gene encoding fam-l protein: MEQKIMFLFIKTSLFILIPWSSLNKNLVEKCNLCRKLNSRNYRLLEKYKQHKDSSVIDFRAEMPNNIVKNKKYIYNNISNKGTKRKHKHSCKSSISTEEYGKNVKTNKCGKPKTKEYFNFEEKIFKKLDYEDYVKNIKTIEYKEYKKLSCKKRKVRISLLLLVILVLILPILDLSLEKFIDGGLLGLLELLSPVVAQEGGVASGVEGALNTLLSKSSWGMLEKISASTIFFYCVPFVIFVVIFIFGMIYYYRKVLKYENIKFRKRSNKK; encoded by the exons atggaacaaaaaataatgttcttatttattaaaacttCACTGTTTATACTTATACCTTGG agttctttaaataaaaacttgGTTGAAAAATGCAATCTTTgtagaaaattaaattctaGGAATTATCGacttttagaaaaatataaacagcATAAGGATTCAAGTGTAATAGATTTTAGAGCAGAAATGCCAAATAATAtagtgaaaaataaaaagtatatatataataatattagtaataaaGGAACAAAAAGAAAGCATAAACACTCATGTAAAAGTTCAATAAGTACTGAGGAATACGGTAAAAATGTTAAGACAAATAAATGTGGTAAACCtaaaacaaaagaatatttcaattttgaagaaaaaatatttaaaaaacttgATTATGAAGATTACGTTAAAAATATCAAGACTATCGAATataaggaatataaaaaactatcATGTAAAAAACGAAAAGTACGAATTTCCTTACTTTTGTTAGTTATCCTGGTATTAATACTACCCATATTAGATCTTTCattagaaaaatttatagatGGTGGTTTGTTGGGTTTATTAGAGTTGTTATCGCCAGTTGTAGCTCAAGAAGGTGGTGTTGCGTCTGGGGTAGAGGGTGCTTTGAACACTTTGTTAAGCAAAAGCAGTTGGGGTATGTTAGAGAAAATATCTGCGTCAactattttcttttactgTGTACCTTTCGTTATATTTGTtgtcatatttatatttggaATGATTTATTACTATAGAAAAGTtctaaaatatgaaaatattaagttcAGAAAAAGATCAAATAAGAAGTAA
- the PmUG01_08058100 gene encoding Plasmodium exported protein, unknown function encodes MEQSIKFIFCVKISIVIFLKVLCHFYSDMRRFGKFLDEKSEFGRKLDTRIYRLLGIYIEDIHPYVGDLELKIPCNTKKKNEKLLKTDNEKWDKEKKEKLYRSLLYKEQLIKKLMKNKCTMLHGSYSHYEKKVMNGLNDNAFFEKMMLINDKDYNKLKRKKYKFGLRLLLLLFLLILILPILDLSLGKFKTTGSLLLELCKLSGYGSTNSPQSVPTADVLPALWINTCQAKSYIGFKIFIILIYCLPILIMGIILIRGIFYYYKNVIKHKKIKFLEEFYEW; translated from the exons ATGGAACAaagtattaaatttattttttgtgtaaaaatttctatagttatatttttaaaggttTTATGTCATTTTTATAGTGACATG aGAAGGTTTGGTAAATTTTTGGATGAAAAATCTGAGTTTGGAAGAAAATTAGATACACGAATTTATCGATTATTAGGAATTTATATAGAGGATATTCATCCATATGTTGGAGACTTAGAATTAAAGATACCatgtaatacaaaaaaaaagaacgaaaaattacttaaaacTGATAATGAAAAGTGggacaaagaaaaaaaagaaaaattatatagaagCTTATTATATAAGGAACAATTGATTAAGAaacttatgaaaaataaatgtaccaTGCTTCATGGATCATATTCtcattatgaaaaaaaagtaatgaaTGGACTAAATGATAATgctttttttgaaaaaatgatGTTAATTAATGATAAGGATTACAACAAATTAAAGcgtaaaaaatacaaatttggACTTcgtttacttttattattgttcttattgatattaatattacctatattagatttatcactaggaaaatttaaaactaCAGGTAGCTTATTACTTGAATTATGCAAGTTATCAGGGTATGGTTCAACAAATAGTCCACAGAGTGTACCTACTGCGGATGTTTTGCCTGCTTTATGGATAAATACATGTCAAGCGAAAAGTTACATAGGATTTaagatatttattattttaatttattgtttaCCTATCTTAATAATGGGTATTATACTTATACGgggaattttttattattataaaaatgtcataaaacataaaaaaattaagttctTGGAAGAGTTCTATGAGTGgtaa